One Solanum lycopersicum chromosome 2, SLM_r2.1 genomic region harbors:
- the LOC104645687 gene encoding uncharacterized protein, producing MNTWRTKGRRTGAAAARGNQNPPQAPAEGVAMPVNPAGLTDAEVRASLAQMAQAITMQAQAMTAQVNRQDVLRENPPVRSIADRLRDFTRMNPPIFTGAKTSEDPQEFIDELHKILVAMGATDIEKAELASYQLKDVAQTWCKMWRDNRVLGEVPVTWELFKTAFLERFFPREMKEAKVEEFINLKQGSMTVREYSLKFVKLSRYVLPLVFDNKNDEST from the coding sequence atgaatactTGGAGGACTAAGGGTCGGAGGACGGGAGCAGCTGCAGCTAGGGGTAATCagaatccaccccaggctccagctgaaggagtggctatgcctgttaacccagctgggttgactgatgcggaggtgagggcatctctagcccagatggcacaggccatcacaatgcaagcccaagctatgactgcccaagtcaaCCGGCAGGATGTTCTAAGGGAAAACCCACCGGTTCGCAGCATAGCTGACAGACtgcgagacttcacgaggatgaatcctccaattttCACAGGGGCTAAGACTTCAGAAGATCCTCAGGAATTTATAGACGAGTTGCATAAGATACTGGTGGCCATGGGGGccactgatattgagaaggctgagttggcttcctaccagctcaaagatgttgcacagacttggtgcaaaatGTGGCGAGATAACCGTGTCCTAGGAGAGGTGCCAGTCACCTGGGAGCTGTTCAAGACAGCATTTTTGGAAaggttcttccctagagagatgaaagaggccaaggttgaggagttcatcaacctcaagcaaggATCCATGactgtcagggagtattccctgaagtttgtgaagTTATCAAGGTATGTACTTCCCTTAGTATTTGATAACAAGAATGATGAGAGTACTTAA